Part of the Antechinus flavipes isolate AdamAnt ecotype Samford, QLD, Australia chromosome 2, AdamAnt_v2, whole genome shotgun sequence genome is shown below.
gagaaatcGAGAATCCAATTCTCTTCTACAGAGGCACCCAAGCCACCTAGTTAATGATTCCTGGGGTATTCAAACTCCCAGGCAGCCAGCCCCTATCCGTGGAGAGAGGgacaaagggagggaaggaagggagggagaaaggggctGGGAAGGCATTCCAAGCAGCTGCAGTTTCCAGATGTGTGTGTACATCTATGTTCTGTCTTCTGAAAAATCTCGAGTCCATATCACACGAcactcctctcccccctccccgctTCTGTTCTAGTTAACAAAAACCACACAAAAGTTCCAAAACCCTGAATATTGCCCAAAGTGCCTTgtttgggaagggaaggaggaaggttaCTGATCTGATTCTTCCCAGAATccgaaggagggagggggagatgaACCAAGGACTCTTTAGGACGCAGAAGACCCTGCCGCTGCAGTCTGCTTCGGCAATGTTGTGGGTCAGGAACAGACCGAGCCGAGGCAATGAGGTGGGCAGGGAGCAACATCAGAAAGGCTTCTCGGGTCTGTTGGTCTTGCTGCTGTCCACTGCCGTGGCTGCCTTGCAGATGACGCTGTTGGTGTGTTTGCAGCGGCAGCCCGGCCGGCTCAGGCGGTCGTAGCCCCGCTGGGCCAGCTTCACACAGCCCGTGGCCGGCAGGTAGCAGAGCAGGCAGGGCAGCACCAGAGACAGGGCCCCCATGAAGGACCAGCGGGCGCAACAGTTTGAGTGGGAGCAGGAGCAGGGGTGGTCGGCGCAGGAGCCCTCGTCATCTTCATTGGTGCAGTGGTAGAAGACGCCCTTCACCAGACACATGCAGGTGCTGTAATTGACCAGGCTCTGGGCAGAGCAGAGACACTCTTGGTTACAGATCCAGCAGGAAGGCAAAGTCCGGGGAGACGCGCACTCCTTGCATTTGCACTTGCCGCAGGCCTCGCAGAGCAGGAAGTGCTTGTCCAGCTCCTGCGGAGGCATCCCTTTCAGGTCCAGGGGCTTGCAGTGGATGGCCTTGGGCTGAATGCGCACGGCCCGAGGGGAGGCTTGGTCCGCCACAGGGGGTGGGGCCATGTGGTCCAGGAGCCGCTGGTCCGAGGaggtgctgctgctgctactgatgGAGCTGGGCCTCCCGCTGAAGGAAATCCAGGGGTGGGTGACATCCTGGTCGCACCGGGAGAGCCCGGGGGCGGGCTCAGGATACCCTCCTCGGGGCCGCTTGGAGCCAGCTGCGGGGGCCAGGCCCGGGTTGTCGATGTAGTCGTTTTCTATGTGGGTCGTCTTCATCTGGTCAATGGGCAGGATCGTGAGTGGGTGCTGAAGTCGGCCATATGGGAGGCGGCTGTCCAGCAGGGGCTGCACCATGACTGAGCTTGGGCTGACAGGGATACTGTGGGGGATTGGGGGCTCCATAGGGGCCAGAGGTCCAGAACTGCTCCGAGAAACTTGGCTTCTAGGGGTCCTgagaaaaagtcaagaaagagaagagagagattcaTTATTCCAATTGCCAATATACCCATCACTTTTCTGATAGGTTTGCTTTGTATATTTGCCAGCGTCTCTTAGGACTGGTTTGTATTTCTATAACCTGAGTCACGTACAACTACTGCCCAAGCAGATTCTTCATCGGAGGGAGGCCCGTCAAAGTAGAGAGTAAAAAAGCCATTTCTGACCTGTCTGCTCAGGGACTCGGA
Proteins encoded:
- the SPRY4 gene encoding protein sprouty homolog 4, coding for MEPPIPHSIPVSPSSVMVQPLLDSRLPYGRLQHPLTILPIDQMKTTHIENDYIDNPGLAPAAGSKRPRGGYPEPAPGLSRCDQDVTHPWISFSGRPSSISSSSSTSSDQRLLDHMAPPPVADQASPRAVRIQPKAIHCKPLDLKGMPPQELDKHFLLCEACGKCKCKECASPRTLPSCWICNQECLCSAQSLVNYSTCMCLVKGVFYHCTNEDDEGSCADHPCSCSHSNCCARWSFMGALSLVLPCLLCYLPATGCVKLAQRGYDRLSRPGCRCKHTNSVICKAATAVDSSKTNRPEKPF